Proteins encoded together in one Halorubellus sp. JP-L1 window:
- a CDS encoding proteasome-activating nucleotidase yields MTDTVEDVDFPYAEDASKQEKIQALQERLEVLEAQNEEMRDKLLDANAENNKYQQKLERLTHENKKLKQSPLFVATVQEVNDDGVIIKQHGNNQEALTEVTDEMSEGLEPDDRVAVNNSLSIVKELSSETDVRARVMEVTQSPEVAYEDIGGLEEQMQEVRETVEMPLEHPDMFVDVGIEPPSGVLLYGPPGTGKTMLAKAVANETDATFIKMAGSELVHKFIGEGAKLVRDLFEVAREHEPAVIFIDEIDAIASKRTESKTSGDAEVQRTMMQLLSEMDGFEDRGEIRIIAATNRFDMLDRAILRPGRFDRLIEVPKPDADGRELIFQIHTRNMNVADDLDFSALAEDTENASGADIKAICTEAGMFAIRDDRTTVKRSDFEEAWAKIQAEDEDDEVSKTFA; encoded by the coding sequence ATGACCGACACCGTGGAAGACGTGGACTTCCCGTACGCGGAAGACGCGTCCAAGCAGGAGAAGATCCAGGCCCTGCAGGAGCGGCTCGAAGTCCTGGAAGCGCAGAACGAGGAGATGCGGGACAAGCTCCTCGACGCCAACGCCGAGAACAACAAGTACCAGCAGAAACTCGAGCGTCTCACGCACGAGAACAAGAAGCTCAAGCAGTCCCCGCTGTTCGTCGCCACCGTTCAGGAAGTGAACGACGACGGCGTCATCATCAAGCAGCACGGGAACAACCAGGAGGCGCTCACCGAGGTCACCGACGAGATGTCCGAGGGTCTCGAGCCGGACGACCGCGTCGCCGTCAACAACTCTCTCTCCATCGTCAAGGAACTCTCCAGCGAGACGGACGTCCGCGCTCGCGTCATGGAAGTGACGCAGAGCCCGGAGGTCGCGTACGAGGACATCGGTGGACTCGAAGAGCAGATGCAGGAGGTCCGCGAGACCGTCGAGATGCCCCTCGAGCACCCCGACATGTTCGTCGACGTCGGGATCGAGCCGCCGAGCGGCGTCTTGCTGTACGGGCCGCCGGGCACCGGGAAGACGATGCTCGCGAAGGCCGTGGCGAACGAGACGGACGCGACGTTCATCAAGATGGCCGGGAGCGAACTCGTTCACAAGTTCATCGGCGAGGGCGCGAAGCTCGTCCGCGACCTGTTCGAGGTCGCTCGCGAGCACGAGCCCGCCGTGATCTTCATCGACGAGATCGACGCGATCGCGTCCAAGCGCACGGAGTCGAAGACGAGCGGGGACGCGGAGGTCCAGCGGACGATGATGCAGCTGCTCTCGGAGATGGACGGGTTCGAGGACCGCGGCGAGATCCGCATCATCGCCGCGACGAACCGCTTCGACATGCTCGACCGCGCCATCCTCCGCCCCGGGCGCTTCGACCGCCTCATCGAGGTGCCCAAGCCGGACGCGGACGGTCGCGAGCTCATCTTCCAGATTCACACGCGGAACATGAACGTCGCGGACGACCTGGACTTCTCGGCGCTCGCCGAGGACACCGAGAACGCCTCGGGCGCGGACATCAAGGCCATCTGCACGGAAGCCGGGATGTTCGCGATCCGCGACGACCGCACCACGGTGAAGCGCAGCGACTTCGAGGAGGCCTGGGCGAAGATCCAGGCCGAGGACGAGGACGACGAAGTCTCGAAGACGTTCGCCTGA
- a CDS encoding alpha/beta hydrolase, whose translation MSSDAADADAETTRETAAADASCPAETVEVRGRTVTYASFGDPDGVPVVGFHGLPGSRAFGAFLDAPARERGVRVLVPDRPGVGGSEPWPERSVADSADLFSGFLDALDVDAAGVLGFSAGGPHALACTALVPERVRGTALLAGLAPPDADVPEATMARVMHGLARRTSVGLSLAARVQTALLSRADPDGLLELFTDAPVAHDVVVDDATVPEVLATEAAIALEGGHRALAAEYHALATDWGFDPYTVGPTVQVLHGRDDDNVPVEAARYYERVLPDAHVDEHAVDHLELVLDHAGNALDAAAGQYRARET comes from the coding sequence ATGAGTTCGGACGCCGCGGACGCTGACGCGGAGACGACGCGCGAGACCGCCGCCGCCGACGCCTCGTGTCCGGCCGAGACCGTGGAGGTCCGCGGCCGGACGGTGACGTACGCGTCCTTCGGTGACCCCGATGGCGTGCCGGTCGTGGGATTCCACGGCCTGCCGGGGTCGCGTGCGTTCGGGGCGTTCCTCGACGCGCCCGCTCGCGAGCGCGGCGTTCGCGTCCTCGTGCCGGACCGGCCGGGCGTCGGCGGGTCCGAGCCCTGGCCGGAACGATCGGTCGCGGACAGCGCGGACCTCTTCTCGGGCTTCCTCGACGCCCTCGACGTGGATGCGGCGGGCGTCCTCGGGTTCTCCGCCGGCGGCCCGCACGCGCTCGCGTGCACGGCGCTCGTCCCAGAACGCGTCCGCGGGACAGCGCTGCTCGCCGGCCTCGCACCGCCGGACGCGGACGTCCCCGAGGCGACGATGGCTCGCGTCATGCACGGCCTCGCTCGCCGGACGAGCGTCGGACTGTCACTCGCCGCGCGCGTCCAGACCGCGCTCCTCTCCCGCGCGGACCCCGACGGCCTGCTCGAGTTGTTCACGGACGCGCCCGTCGCGCACGACGTCGTCGTCGACGATGCGACGGTTCCGGAGGTCCTCGCGACCGAGGCCGCGATCGCGCTCGAGGGCGGGCACCGGGCGCTCGCAGCCGAGTACCACGCGCTCGCGACCGACTGGGGATTCGACCCGTACACCGTCGGGCCAACGGTCCAAGTCCTCCACGGCCGCGACGACGACAACGTCCCGGTCGAGGCTGCGAGGTACTACGAGCGCGTGCTACCCGACGCGCACGTCGACGAGCACGCCGTCGACCACCTCGAACTAGTCCTCGACCACGCCGGCAACGCGCTCGACGCTGCCGCTGGCCAGTACCGAGCGCGAGAAACCTGA
- a CDS encoding GMP synthase subunit A: MTRIVVVDNHGQFTHLEHRALRDMGVDVEIVDNETPPGEVDADGIVLSGGPEMDRRGRSDDYLDDDRPVLGICLGMQVMAHALDGGRVGSGEYGGYADVTVDILDADDALVGSLHPDTRTWASHADEVKEVPDGFARTAESDVCGVEAMSDPERDLYGVQWHPEVAHTEEGEEVFENFVAICEQD; encoded by the coding sequence ATGACTCGGATCGTCGTGGTCGACAACCACGGACAGTTCACGCACCTCGAACATCGCGCCCTGCGGGACATGGGCGTGGACGTCGAGATCGTCGACAACGAGACGCCGCCCGGCGAGGTCGACGCGGACGGCATCGTGCTCTCGGGCGGCCCGGAGATGGACCGGCGCGGGCGCTCGGACGACTACCTGGACGACGACCGACCCGTCCTCGGCATCTGCCTCGGGATGCAGGTCATGGCGCACGCGCTCGACGGCGGTCGCGTCGGGAGCGGCGAGTACGGCGGGTACGCCGACGTCACCGTCGACATCCTCGATGCCGACGACGCGCTCGTCGGGAGCCTCCATCCCGACACGCGGACGTGGGCGAGCCACGCGGACGAAGTCAAGGAGGTCCCCGACGGGTTCGCGCGGACCGCCGAGAGCGACGTCTGCGGCGTCGAAGCGATGAGCGACCCCGAGCGCGACCTCTACGGCGTCCAGTGGCACCCCGAGGTCGCGCACACCGAGGAGGGCGAGGAAGTGTTCGAGAACTTCGTCGCCATCTGCGAGCAGGACTGA
- a CDS encoding DUF2070 family protein yields MTATQGDLASMSRFIFRAPRWYTSWTFAIVVGALIGFGAFGIDPTGTNFVTDEGVLVALNDAFEGVFFVGIPTILASAGTAWVDQRLGGRLSHNRAALLALLCEVIVVAFLVAGGAIALASETLGAGFVFDVLFLGLASIFALRLLVVTAISRHRPLVAAIPASIQTLAAAAFLFVYSGTLYYLSSPAGGVTDRTLAQAFLFRPEEAPVEISYAVIPADFVLLAVICLIQGVAVVGFLYAIDRPWRANMGVSVLDFVAGFIGHIAEGSTELEDFFEQVGEEAVVPVTVTSFRREDGTEKARWVLPMIHPGPMGEIGGGNLPLRVAESADGLAFPPHATAGHDFNLVTEREVDEIIERANDAYDAIEYGSEAAKSVRTVEGNAKVLGQAFSDDVLLVSTHSPEFADDVDYAVGLSCAAEARAGGFENVLLVDAHNCNNGLQGEDLGHVTPGSERSFDMMQASKAAADALAEADQYPLRMGTAWDETKWEPLDGIGPLGVRVAVTEVDDQRTAYVLVDGNNMEPGLRERMLKALGDRVDDAEVMTTDTHIVNQVEASNQVGEALDADELVRVVGGLVDDAIDDLEPVEAGMATERATVTVFGNDRTETLASHANVMVSLGGALALLVTIGTITVSLLIFLVTSGTLGAFL; encoded by the coding sequence ATGACGGCGACGCAGGGCGACCTCGCGAGCATGTCCCGGTTCATCTTCCGGGCGCCGCGCTGGTACACGAGCTGGACGTTCGCCATCGTCGTCGGCGCACTCATCGGATTCGGTGCGTTCGGCATCGACCCGACGGGCACGAACTTCGTCACCGACGAAGGCGTGCTCGTCGCGCTCAACGACGCGTTCGAGGGCGTGTTCTTCGTCGGCATTCCGACGATCCTCGCGAGCGCCGGGACCGCGTGGGTCGACCAGCGCCTCGGCGGCCGACTCAGTCACAATCGCGCCGCGCTCCTGGCGTTGCTCTGCGAGGTCATCGTCGTCGCGTTCCTCGTCGCCGGCGGCGCCATCGCGCTCGCCTCCGAGACCCTCGGCGCCGGGTTCGTGTTCGACGTCCTCTTCCTCGGTCTGGCGAGCATCTTCGCGCTCCGACTGCTCGTCGTCACCGCCATCTCGCGGCATCGGCCGCTCGTCGCCGCCATCCCCGCGTCCATCCAGACGCTCGCCGCCGCTGCCTTCCTGTTCGTCTACTCCGGGACGCTCTACTACCTATCCAGTCCCGCCGGGGGCGTCACCGACCGCACGCTCGCCCAGGCGTTCCTCTTCCGGCCCGAGGAAGCGCCCGTCGAGATCTCGTACGCGGTCATCCCCGCCGACTTCGTCCTCCTCGCGGTCATCTGCCTCATTCAGGGCGTCGCCGTCGTCGGGTTCCTCTACGCTATCGACCGGCCGTGGCGCGCGAACATGGGCGTCTCCGTCCTCGACTTCGTCGCCGGCTTCATCGGACACATCGCGGAGGGGTCGACGGAACTCGAGGACTTCTTCGAGCAGGTCGGCGAGGAGGCGGTCGTCCCCGTCACCGTCACGTCCTTCCGGCGTGAGGACGGCACCGAGAAGGCGCGCTGGGTGCTCCCGATGATCCACCCCGGTCCGATGGGCGAGATCGGCGGCGGGAACCTCCCGCTCCGCGTCGCCGAGTCGGCCGACGGCCTCGCGTTCCCGCCGCACGCTACCGCCGGACACGACTTCAACCTCGTCACCGAGCGCGAGGTCGACGAGATCATCGAGCGCGCGAACGACGCCTACGACGCCATCGAGTACGGGAGCGAGGCGGCGAAGAGCGTCCGCACCGTCGAGGGGAACGCGAAGGTACTCGGGCAAGCCTTTTCTGACGACGTCCTTCTCGTCTCCACGCACAGCCCGGAGTTCGCGGACGACGTCGACTACGCCGTCGGCCTGTCCTGCGCCGCGGAGGCCCGCGCTGGCGGGTTCGAGAACGTCCTCCTCGTCGACGCGCACAACTGCAACAACGGCCTGCAGGGCGAGGATCTCGGGCACGTCACGCCCGGGAGCGAGCGGTCGTTCGACATGATGCAGGCGTCGAAGGCCGCGGCGGACGCGCTCGCCGAGGCCGACCAGTACCCGCTCCGGATGGGGACCGCGTGGGACGAGACGAAGTGGGAGCCACTCGACGGCATCGGCCCCCTCGGGGTGCGCGTCGCCGTCACCGAAGTCGACGACCAGCGGACCGCGTACGTGCTCGTCGACGGCAACAACATGGAACCCGGACTCCGCGAGCGCATGCTGAAGGCACTCGGTGACCGCGTCGACGACGCCGAAGTCATGACGACGGACACTCACATCGTGAACCAGGTCGAGGCCTCGAACCAGGTCGGCGAAGCGCTCGACGCCGACGAACTCGTCCGCGTCGTCGGCGGCCTCGTCGACGACGCCATCGACGACCTCGAACCCGTCGAGGCCGGGATGGCGACCGAGCGCGCGACCGTCACCGTCTTCGGGAACGACCGCACCGAGACCCTCGCCAGTCACGCGAACGTCATGGTGAGCCTCGGCGGCGCGCTCGCACTCCTCGTCACCATCGGCACCATCACCGTCAGCCTCCTCATCTTCCTCGTCACGAGCGGCACGCTCGGCGCGTTCCTCTGA
- a CDS encoding DUF3194 domain-containing protein: protein MPSDEEVVQTAAQAAEGLVFSRFKRSAVRDYDVEVTFEDGVLEVDVWINAPEADADAEVVAEDATLAARSAVDELFEDEDA from the coding sequence ATGCCCAGCGACGAGGAGGTCGTGCAGACGGCCGCGCAAGCGGCGGAGGGACTGGTTTTCTCCCGGTTCAAGCGCTCGGCAGTCCGCGACTACGACGTCGAGGTGACGTTCGAGGACGGCGTGCTCGAAGTGGACGTGTGGATCAACGCGCCCGAGGCGGACGCCGACGCGGAGGTCGTCGCGGAGGACGCGACGCTCGCCGCACGCAGCGCGGTCGACGAGTTGTTCGAGGACGAGGACGCCTGA
- a CDS encoding prefoldin subunit beta — protein MQGNLPPEAQEKIEELQDLQETAEQVARQKQQAESSLTEAQTALDELDDIDEDTTMYREVGDLFVQTDYDEAADSLDEKVSSLEIRVETLEKQEERVQTQFEELQGELQEMLGGGPGGGGPMGGAGGA, from the coding sequence ATGCAAGGCAATCTGCCGCCCGAGGCACAGGAGAAGATAGAGGAACTGCAGGACCTTCAGGAGACAGCCGAGCAGGTCGCTCGCCAGAAGCAGCAGGCCGAGTCCTCGCTCACGGAGGCTCAGACCGCGCTCGACGAACTCGACGACATCGACGAGGACACGACGATGTACCGAGAAGTCGGCGACCTCTTCGTCCAGACGGACTACGACGAGGCCGCGGACTCCCTCGACGAGAAGGTCTCCAGCCTCGAGATCCGCGTCGAGACCCTCGAAAAGCAGGAGGAGCGCGTCCAGACCCAGTTCGAGGAACTCCAGGGCGAGCTCCAGGAGATGCTCGGCGGCGGCCCCGGCGGCGGCGGCCCGATGGGCGGCGCCGGCGGCGCGTAA
- a CDS encoding KEOPS complex subunit Pcc1: MTDVAHETVLELDYDDESLARIVERSVAREVDAIDDDRSRTTVSRDASVVAFEVTARDLTALRAATNTWLQLAEVAERTAALGRPVDRASGREP; this comes from the coding sequence ATGACCGACGTCGCCCACGAGACCGTTCTGGAACTCGACTACGACGACGAGTCGCTGGCTCGCATCGTCGAGCGGAGCGTGGCGCGCGAGGTCGACGCGATCGACGACGACCGGTCGCGAACGACCGTCTCGCGCGACGCGTCCGTGGTCGCGTTCGAGGTTACCGCGCGAGACCTCACCGCGCTCCGGGCGGCGACGAACACGTGGCTCCAGCTCGCGGAGGTCGCCGAACGAACCGCCGCGCTCGGGCGACCCGTCGACCGCGCGAGCGGTCGCGAACCGTGA
- a CDS encoding DNA-directed RNA polymerase subunit P, which yields MSYKCSRCKRDVSLDGYGGVRCPYCGHRVLLKERSQDVKTVPVN from the coding sequence ATGAGCTACAAGTGCTCGCGGTGCAAGCGCGACGTGTCGCTGGACGGCTACGGTGGCGTGCGCTGTCCGTACTGCGGGCACCGCGTCCTCCTGAAGGAGCGCAGTCAGGACGTCAAGACCGTCCCCGTCAACTGA
- a CDS encoding 50S ribosomal protein L37ae, producing MAKKQGRTGSAGRFGARYGRVARRRVMEIEGEMNKDHACPDCGADAVDRQGTGIWQCQRCGHKFAGGTYSPETPGGRSVRRSIRAALGEEE from the coding sequence ATGGCCAAGAAGCAGGGACGTACCGGCAGTGCCGGCCGATTCGGCGCCCGCTACGGGCGCGTGGCCCGCCGCCGCGTCATGGAGATCGAGGGCGAGATGAACAAGGACCACGCCTGCCCGGACTGCGGCGCAGACGCCGTCGACCGGCAGGGCACCGGTATCTGGCAGTGCCAGCGCTGCGGGCACAAGTTCGCGGGCGGCACGTACAGCCCCGAGACGCCCGGCGGCCGGAGCGTCCGTCGCTCCATCCGCGCCGCCCTCGGCGAGGAAGAATGA
- a CDS encoding DUF2103 domain-containing protein gives MRCTRCGMELEKPGDFCLECRTANADGVVLDAERDRATVVVLDEEEIVGETTVTTTPEDGEETAVVELRNFAGRVADEIQRKRPEAVYAAGDRSVIQSVRSQSHFEFFRVDGDDPVQAAIGSRGESALETVDAAPLEKIGGSHSTLVGGRTGMAAIQTVAAYPHVKKVIPGPIDASGRGSQASITAKVTRADANGNVRLLVRDGSSVQENRIVTTAGDRDTGERVREDLNAALDDEGLR, from the coding sequence ATGCGCTGCACGCGGTGCGGGATGGAACTCGAGAAGCCGGGAGACTTCTGTCTCGAGTGCCGCACCGCGAACGCCGACGGCGTGGTGCTGGACGCGGAGCGAGACCGCGCGACTGTGGTCGTGCTCGACGAAGAGGAGATAGTGGGGGAGACGACGGTGACGACGACGCCGGAGGACGGCGAGGAGACCGCGGTAGTGGAACTCCGGAACTTCGCTGGCCGGGTCGCGGACGAGATCCAGCGCAAGCGCCCGGAAGCGGTGTACGCGGCCGGCGACCGGTCGGTCATCCAATCCGTTCGCTCGCAAAGTCACTTCGAGTTCTTCCGCGTCGACGGCGACGACCCCGTGCAGGCGGCGATCGGGAGTCGCGGCGAGAGCGCACTAGAGACCGTGGACGCGGCGCCGCTGGAGAAGATCGGCGGGTCGCACTCGACGCTCGTCGGCGGTCGGACGGGGATGGCCGCCATCCAGACGGTCGCGGCGTACCCACACGTCAAGAAGGTCATCCCGGGTCCAATCGACGCGAGCGGCCGCGGGTCGCAAGCGAGTATCACGGCGAAGGTGACTCGCGCGGACGCGAACGGGAACGTCCGCTTGCTTGTGCGGGACGGCTCCAGCGTGCAGGAGAACCGCATCGTGACGACGGCGGGCGACCGCGACACGGGCGAACGCGTCCGCGAGGACTTGAACGCGGCACTCGACGATGAGGGACTCCGGTAG
- a CDS encoding HAD family hydrolase codes for MERYDQLYALYDEFDTGTLRDYQEFVDVFPAVDSRVALDHWQTANDELDRRTAEVRERFPAGETFAEVAATASRDQAFTALDLLQKYDRAPNVLVLDVDETLRSAGSTDNEIPRDTLHALTEFHEQGVPIVICTGQTLENVKGFITQGLGSEIVHSGDLSVVYEAGTGVFTPGHGADTKQLLYEDLGPDIRAVFDDVRSRVLSEAPDQLRTGTHLQGNEFNVTLKPNFETGSKQARAVIDDALAYELDLLGDAVADVVDGHPSPADDVESFDDWTADADDLAPAAAWSRRFYADADPEIRSVLEAVGGFPDVDRDEIPDDVVGVFERVDVAYYEADAAEIGSLELNKVVGVEAALDVLGVADPFALVMGDSKSDLRVMQWAAENDAGIAAAPEHSSGDVLEHVLDTDELVFDQGASAALLRTIYAMTLLARLED; via the coding sequence ATGGAACGGTACGACCAACTGTACGCGCTCTACGACGAGTTCGACACCGGCACGCTCCGGGACTACCAGGAGTTCGTCGACGTCTTCCCCGCCGTCGACTCCCGCGTCGCGCTCGACCACTGGCAGACCGCGAACGACGAACTCGACCGCCGGACGGCCGAGGTGCGCGAGCGCTTCCCCGCCGGCGAGACGTTCGCCGAGGTCGCGGCGACGGCCTCCCGCGACCAGGCGTTCACCGCGCTCGACCTCCTCCAGAAGTACGACCGCGCGCCGAACGTCCTCGTCCTCGACGTCGACGAGACCCTCCGCTCGGCCGGCAGTACGGACAACGAGATCCCTCGCGACACCCTGCACGCCCTCACCGAGTTCCACGAACAGGGCGTCCCGATCGTCATCTGCACCGGCCAGACCCTCGAGAACGTCAAGGGGTTCATCACGCAAGGGCTCGGGAGCGAGATCGTTCACTCCGGCGACCTCTCCGTCGTCTACGAGGCCGGAACGGGCGTGTTCACGCCCGGGCACGGCGCGGACACCAAGCAACTGCTCTACGAGGACCTCGGCCCCGACATCCGCGCGGTGTTCGACGACGTCCGCTCGCGCGTGCTCTCGGAAGCCCCCGACCAGCTCCGCACGGGCACGCACCTCCAGGGCAACGAGTTCAACGTCACGCTCAAGCCGAACTTCGAGACCGGTAGCAAACAGGCCAGGGCGGTCATCGACGACGCACTCGCGTACGAACTCGACCTGCTCGGGGACGCCGTCGCCGACGTCGTCGACGGCCACCCCTCGCCCGCGGACGACGTCGAATCGTTCGACGACTGGACCGCTGACGCCGACGACCTCGCGCCGGCGGCGGCGTGGTCGCGGCGGTTCTACGCGGACGCCGACCCCGAGATCCGGAGCGTCCTCGAGGCCGTCGGCGGGTTCCCCGACGTCGACCGAGACGAGATCCCCGACGACGTCGTGGGCGTGTTCGAGCGCGTCGACGTGGCGTACTACGAGGCCGACGCCGCCGAGATCGGGAGCCTGGAACTGAACAAGGTCGTCGGCGTCGAGGCCGCGCTCGACGTCCTCGGCGTCGCGGACCCGTTCGCGCTCGTCATGGGCGACTCGAAGAGCGACCTGCGCGTGATGCAGTGGGCCGCGGAGAACGACGCGGGCATCGCGGCCGCACCGGAGCACTCCTCTGGCGACGTCCTCGAGCACGTCCTCGACACGGACGAACTCGTGTTCGACCAGGGCGCGAGCGCGGCGTTGCTGCGGACGATCTACGCGATGACGCTGCTCGCCCGGCTCGAGGACTGA
- a CDS encoding glucose 1-dehydrogenase produces MHAIAVRRGEDDPVVLEKPRPEPGPGEALVRTLRVGIDGTDHEVIAGGHGRFPDGDDHLVLGHEAVGVVEDPNGTGLDVGDVVAPTVRRRPNGKNEYFDRGEPDYAPDGQYHERGIVGAHGFMSEYFTSPAEYLVEVPDALADLGFLVEPASISEKAFDLAFASRSAFDWQPESAAVLGNGSLGLLTLAMLDAGDRFERLYCLGRRDRPDPTIDLVESIGGTYVDSRESPVDAFPEDVEPVDFVYEATGYAKHAFETIDALAPNGVGALLGVPGDWEFEVDGGRLHRELVLHNKALVGSVNSGVSDFEAGVETLLALDDAVLDRLVTGVYGLDELDAAFATDDSTIKTAVEFADR; encoded by the coding sequence ATGCACGCAATTGCAGTTCGCCGCGGCGAGGACGACCCGGTCGTCCTCGAGAAACCCCGTCCGGAGCCTGGACCCGGAGAGGCGCTCGTCCGCACGCTCCGGGTCGGCATCGACGGCACCGACCACGAGGTCATCGCGGGCGGCCACGGCCGCTTCCCCGACGGCGACGACCACCTCGTCCTCGGCCACGAGGCCGTCGGCGTCGTCGAGGACCCGAACGGCACCGGCCTCGACGTCGGCGACGTCGTCGCCCCCACCGTCCGCCGGCGCCCCAACGGCAAGAACGAGTACTTCGATCGCGGCGAACCCGACTACGCACCCGACGGCCAGTACCACGAGCGCGGCATCGTCGGCGCGCACGGCTTCATGAGCGAGTACTTCACCAGCCCCGCCGAGTACCTCGTCGAGGTCCCCGACGCGCTCGCCGACCTGGGCTTCCTCGTCGAACCGGCGAGCATCAGCGAGAAGGCGTTCGACCTCGCCTTCGCCTCCCGGTCCGCGTTCGACTGGCAGCCAGAGAGCGCGGCCGTCCTCGGCAACGGCAGCCTCGGCCTCCTCACGCTCGCGATGCTCGACGCCGGCGACCGCTTCGAGCGCCTCTACTGCCTCGGCCGCCGCGACCGCCCCGACCCGACCATCGACCTCGTCGAATCCATCGGTGGCACGTACGTCGATTCGCGCGAGTCCCCCGTCGACGCCTTCCCCGAGGACGTCGAACCCGTCGACTTCGTGTACGAAGCCACCGGGTACGCGAAGCACGCGTTCGAGACGATCGACGCGCTCGCACCGAACGGCGTCGGCGCGCTCCTGGGCGTCCCCGGCGACTGGGAGTTCGAGGTCGACGGCGGCCGCCTCCACCGCGAACTCGTCCTCCACAACAAGGCGCTCGTCGGGAGCGTCAACTCCGGCGTCAGCGACTTCGAGGCCGGCGTCGAGACGCTGCTCGCGCTCGACGATGCGGTCCTCGACCGCCTCGTCACCGGCGTGTACGGACTCGACGAGCTGGACGCGGCGTTCGCCACCGACGACAGCACTATAAAAACGGCCGTCGAATTCGCGGACAGATGA
- the gfcR gene encoding transcriptional regulator GfcR, which produces MKNVDDLIESAAELADRGLSKGEIADELNVSRETASWLVERSGASAADDDAAGASAPNGPHDIHVDWSAIGRDSWRLSTMSAAMADLLEKEGESVDLTIGIEKAGAPIATSVARELDTDLGTYAPRKHQWEEGDLDEHGGSFSRNFAQIRDRQCYVVDDIITSGTTLTETIEAVKEQGGEPVAACVLVDKQGHDEIDGVPVHSLLQVLRVGNDGA; this is translated from the coding sequence ATGAAGAACGTCGACGACCTCATCGAGAGTGCGGCCGAACTCGCCGACCGCGGCCTGAGCAAGGGCGAGATCGCTGACGAACTGAACGTCTCCCGGGAGACGGCGTCCTGGCTCGTCGAACGATCCGGGGCGTCGGCGGCCGACGACGACGCGGCGGGCGCGAGCGCGCCGAACGGCCCGCACGACATCCACGTCGACTGGTCCGCGATCGGCCGGGACTCCTGGCGGCTGTCGACGATGTCCGCCGCGATGGCGGACCTCCTCGAGAAGGAGGGCGAGTCCGTGGACCTCACGATCGGTATCGAGAAGGCCGGCGCGCCGATCGCGACGAGCGTCGCGCGCGAACTCGACACCGACCTCGGGACGTACGCGCCCCGCAAGCACCAGTGGGAGGAGGGCGACCTCGACGAACACGGTGGCTCGTTCTCGCGGAACTTCGCGCAGATCCGGGACCGCCAGTGCTACGTGGTCGACGACATCATCACGAGCGGCACGACGCTCACGGAGACCATCGAGGCCGTCAAGGAGCAGGGCGGTGAGCCGGTCGCGGCGTGCGTTCTCGTCGACAAGCAGGGCCACGACGAGATCGACGGCGTTCCCGTTCACTCGCTCCTGCAGGTGCTTCGCGTCGGGAACGACGGCGCCTGA